The Gordonia sp. KTR9 genome contains a region encoding:
- the glyA gene encoding serine hydroxymethyltransferase produces the protein MTANPSSVNSMSLAEVDPDVAAAMNGELSRQRDTLEMIASENFVPRAVLQAQGSVLTNKYAEGYPGRRYYGGCEYVDVVEDIARNRAKELFGADFANVQPHSGAQANAAVLQALMEPGETMLGLDLAHGGHLTHGMRLNFSGKLYENAFYGVSKEDFRIDMDEVRKIALDVKPKVIVAGWSAYPRTLDFEAFRAIADEVGAHLWVDMAHFAGLVAAGLHPSPVPHADVVSSTVHKTLGGPRSGIILAKQEWAKKLNSAVFPGQQGGPLMHAIAGKAVALKIAGTEEFAERQRRTLSGARILAERLTGSDVAEAGVSVLTGGTDVHLVLVDLRNSALDGQQAEDLLHQVGITVNRNAVPFDPRPPMVTSGLRIGTPALATRGFGDEQFAEVADIIAGALAAGDAADVSALRGRVSKLALDFPLYEGLEEWGLMSRI, from the coding sequence ATGACCGCGAACCCGTCATCCGTGAACTCGATGTCCCTGGCCGAGGTCGACCCCGACGTCGCCGCCGCCATGAACGGTGAACTCAGCCGCCAGCGAGACACCCTCGAGATGATCGCCTCGGAGAACTTCGTGCCGCGCGCGGTCCTGCAGGCCCAGGGCAGCGTGCTCACCAACAAGTACGCCGAGGGATATCCGGGACGCCGCTACTACGGCGGCTGCGAGTACGTCGACGTCGTCGAGGACATCGCCCGCAACCGGGCGAAGGAACTGTTCGGTGCGGACTTCGCGAACGTGCAACCGCACTCGGGTGCCCAGGCCAACGCCGCCGTCCTGCAGGCCCTGATGGAGCCGGGGGAGACCATGCTCGGTCTCGACCTCGCCCACGGCGGTCACCTCACCCACGGCATGCGCCTGAACTTCTCCGGCAAGCTCTACGAGAACGCCTTCTACGGTGTGAGCAAGGAAGACTTCCGCATCGACATGGACGAGGTGCGCAAGATCGCCCTCGACGTGAAGCCGAAGGTCATCGTGGCCGGCTGGTCGGCCTACCCCCGCACCCTCGATTTCGAGGCCTTCCGCGCCATCGCCGACGAGGTCGGCGCCCACCTCTGGGTCGACATGGCGCACTTCGCTGGTCTCGTCGCCGCGGGACTGCATCCGTCGCCGGTGCCGCATGCCGACGTCGTGTCCTCGACCGTGCACAAGACGCTCGGCGGACCGCGCTCAGGGATCATCCTCGCCAAGCAGGAGTGGGCGAAGAAGCTGAACTCGGCGGTGTTCCCCGGTCAGCAGGGCGGGCCGCTGATGCATGCGATCGCCGGCAAGGCCGTGGCCCTCAAGATCGCCGGCACCGAGGAGTTCGCCGAGCGCCAGCGCCGCACCCTGTCCGGGGCGAGGATCCTCGCGGAGCGTCTCACCGGATCCGACGTCGCCGAGGCCGGCGTCTCGGTCCTGACCGGCGGCACCGACGTCCACCTGGTGCTCGTCGACCTGCGGAACAGCGCCCTCGACGGTCAGCAGGCCGAGGACCTGCTCCACCAGGTCGGCATCACCGTCAACCGCAACGCCGTGCCGTTCGACCCCCGCCCGCCGATGGTCACGTCGGGTCTGCGCATCGGCACCCCGGCGCTGGCCACCCGCGGCTTCGGCGACGAACAGTTCGCCGAGGTCGCCGACATCATCGCCGGTGCGCTCGCCGCCGGCGACGCCGCCGATGTCTCGGCGCTGCGCGGGCGTGTGTCCAAGCTCGCTCTCGACTTCCCGCTCTACGAGGGTCTCGAGGAGTGGGGCCTCATGAGCCGGATCTGA